One genomic window of Triplophysa rosa linkage group LG11, Trosa_1v2, whole genome shotgun sequence includes the following:
- the si:ch211-120g10.1 gene encoding butyrophilin subfamily 3 member A3, translated as MMQCLQFLVEPTKNVTIKFKEFRKKSKNEKREPLDESQQFIVNLAQDLRRVCQRSEVLDYISSCEDVWPILTCRAVILECASVLESKKRPMQTDRWPEISDWKDLDLTGEQNVESAKRVILTWTKDLRAQPEQSVWPGERLVVALDDFENHWRRGHLATLQSAMELVFWALLNKELDKENIPQKWLMWKQRSQNVGAAPYIPYTLWHWICDVGVKVTLDLDTANPDLLISEDEKRMRCGFDRKDVPNYHQRFDGWWCAVGTESFSSGRHYWEVDVGEMDWRVGVAKESALRKGFKSLNTDTGYLTLRLERGTELKALTVPFTSLPATTLPRKVGIHLDFDEGQLSFYDVERRSHIYTYNETFDDKLFPLFGTVEIVKDLVIKWPVDRSHYVCPSMCQWV; from the exons ATGATGCAGTGTCTTCAGTTTCTGGTTGAACCAACTAAGAACGTCACCATCAAGTTTAAG GAGTTTCGTAAGAAGTCGAAGAATGAGAAGCGAGAACCTCTGGATGAGAGCCAGCAGTTCATTGTGAATCTAGCGCAGGATCTGCGCAGAGTTTGTCAG AGGTCGGAGGTGTTGGATTATATCTCCAGCTGTGAAGATGTTTGGCCCATCCTCACCTGTAGGGCCGTCATTCTGGAGTGTGCTTCTGTGTTAGAGAGCAAG AAGAGACcaatgcagacagacagatggccAGAGATAAGTGACTGGAAAGATCTGGATTTGACCGGTGAGCAGAACGTTGAGAGTGCCAAGAGAGTCATTCTTACCTGGACCAAAGACCTGAGAGCCCAACCTGAG CAAAGTGTGTGGCCTGGAGAGCGGCTGGTGGTGGCTTTGGATGATTTTGAGAATCACTGGAGAAGAGGACACTTGGCTACTCTTCAGTCGGCCATGGAGCTGGTGTTCTGGGCTCTCCTCAACAAAGAACTAGACAAG GAGAACATTCCCCAAAAGTGGCTTATGTGGAAACAGAGGAGCCAAAACGTCG gCGCCGCCCCCTATATTCCTTACACAT tGTGGCACTGGATCTGTGATGTCGGAG TGAAGGTGACTCTTGATCTGGACACAGCCAACCCTGACCTGCTGATCTCTGAGGATGAGAAGCGCATGCGCTGCGGTTTCGACCGCAAAGACGTGCCCAACTACCACCAGCGCTTCGATGGCTGGTGGTGCGCAGTTGGAACCGAAAGTTTCAGCTCTGGTCGCCATTACTGGGAGGTCGACGTTGGAGAAATGGACTGGCGTGTCGGTGTGGCCAAAGAGTCGGCCTTGCGTAAGGGCTTCAAGTCCCTGAACACCGATACCGGTTACCTGACCCTACGCTTGGAGCGCGGCACGGAGCTGAAGGCTCTGACCGTGCCGTTCACCTCCCTGCCTGCCACCACCCTTCCCCGCAAGGTCGGCATCCACCTGGACTTCGACGAGGGCCAGCTGTCCTTCTACGACGTGGAGAGACGCTCTCACATCTACACCTACAACGAGACATTCGATGATAAGCTCTTCCCACTCTTCGGTACGGTGGAGATCGTGAAAGACCTGGTGATCAAATGGCCTGTGGACAGGAGCCACTACGTGTGTCCCAGCATGTGCCAGTGGGTTTGA